CCATTGTGCGCGATGGCCATCATAGTCGCTATCGAGCCACCTTTCTGGGGGAGCGAGTGACGCTCGAGTCTGAGGAGGCCGTCGCTGCCTTCGAGCGTCAGGTGCGCCATGCGGGCGCCTATCCGTTTCGAACCACGGCGGAGGAGCTGGCCACCCTGGAAAGCGACCGGACGCTGGTCGATCGTCTGTTTACGCGCCTGATGGTCGAGAGCGTGCAGCGTTGGTGTGAGCTGGCGGAGGAGCGCCTCCGCGGAAGCGGTGTGCGCTGCTTTATCGACGCGGGAAACGATGACGAGCCGGAGATCGTGGAGGTTTTGAAGCAGGCCAGTTACGTGGAGATGCCCGAGGGCCGGGTGGTACTGATCGATGATGAGCACGAGATGGTCAGCGCAGGCTTCGCGAACCTGACGCCCTGGCAGGCCCCGCGCGACATTCCTGATGAGGAGTTAGGTCGCTTTATCGAATCAATGGCCTGTCAGGTTGAGCATCCCGAGCGAGCGATCTTCAACGTCCATGTCCCGCCGTATGGCTCCGGTCTGGATACCGCGCCGCAGCTGGATGAGCAGCTCAAGCCGGTCGTCGTCGGTGGCGAGATTGCCACCGGGCCGGTGGGCAGCAAAGCCGTGCGCACGATGATCGAGCGATTCCAGCCCCTGGTCTCGCTGCATGGTCACGTTCATGAGTCGCGAGCGGTGAGCAAAATCGGGCGCACGACCTGTATCAATCCGGGCAGCGAGTATGGCGACGGGCATCTGCGCGCTGCGCTGGTCACGCTCAAGGGGCCGAAGCTGCTCAGTTATCAACTGATCACTGGATGAAGCCCACTCACTCGATCCGTCAGTCAAGACGACCAAGGAAAGGCGGTGGCCATGACAAGGCCGGGAGACTTTGAGGCTGGCTTGCCCGCATCGGCAGAGGCGGGGAGCGCCAACGGGCCGGGGCCGACTCTGGCCGACGGCGTGGCGGAGGCCCAGCGTCTGGTGACAGCGCTGCAGCAAGAGGGCCTGACGCTGCGCCTCCTGGGCGGCCTGGCGGTGAGGCTGCGCTGTCCCAGCGCCCGTCATCGCTCTCTCGCGCGCTCCTATGCCGATCTGGACTTTGTGGCGCCCAAGAAGCAGGCTCGTCCGTTACGGGTTGCTCTGGAGGCCAACGGCTATGTTGCTGACCGACGCTTTAACGCCCTGCACGGCGAGCGGCGTCTGCTCTTCTACGATCAGGTCCACCAGCGCCAGATCGATATTTTTCTCAGCGTCTTTGAGATGTGTCATAAGCTCGTGCTGGAGCCACGTCTCCAGTTGCATCCGTTGACGCTATCGCCAGCCGATCTCTTGCTGACGAAGCTGCAGATTGTGGAGCTGAATGCCAAAGATATTCAGGATCTGCTGGCGCTGCTGCTGGACTTCCCTCCCCAGGAGACGGCAGCCAATCCTGGCGAGCAGCTTGATATGCGCATCGTGACGCAGGTCTGCGCTCACGATTGGGGCTGGTACACGACCGTCACTGATAATCTGCAGCGCGTGGCCCAAGAGGCGGATCAGCTTTTGCAGGCCGAAGAAGCAGCCCGTGTCAGGCGGCACATTGAAGAGATGCTGCGCCTGCTGGATCAGGCCCCGAAGTCCAGCGCCTGGAAACTGCGGGCCCTGGTCGGGCGGCGTCTGCAGTGGTATGAGTTGCCGGAGGAGGTGCATCGCTAGTCTCCTCGCTTCTCTCTGGCGGTCTGCCTCCGCCTCGAACTGAGAAAAACACGTTCCTGTCAGCCCTGCACCTCAACCGATTGGAGGCAATAGGGGCTTCGAAGCCTCTATTGCCTCCTTGCTTTTTGGGGCTCCGAGCTGGAGGCCGATGCGCTGTCTCTCTTCAGAGATGAGCCGGGGCGGTGTTCTGCGAACCATGACCCTTCCGCAGCCGGGCTGCTGTCTGCTACACTTGAAGAAGCAGCGTGAGAAACAGGTGCCATCACTCTGGACAGGTGTCAAAGCCCTGCCTTTCCTGAGCCAGGCCAGAGCTGCGCTGAGGGCAGGACAGGATCAGGGGACCGGGCCGGTTCTCTGCTCTGTTCGGGGAGAAGGACGAGCGGCTGCTTTTGGGCAGGCGCCCGGCGCCTCTTCCTCTGGCCGTGGCGTCGGGCCTTGAACACCTGGTAACGCAGCGGCCCGTGTTGGCCTGACCGGGGGCGCCATCAATCTAACAAGCGAGGAGCAAGAAGCATGGAAGAAGCCACCAAGCATACCTATATCATCGACCCAGAGAATGCGGGCGAGTTAGCGCGCTTAATGCAACAGGACCGGCTGCTGACCGAGGGCATGGGGGGACTCTTTCCCGAGGGGCAGCAGTTGCCGGAAGGGGGGAGAGTGCTCGATCTGGCCTGTGGTCCTGGTGGCTGGGATCTGGAAGTGGCCTTTCACTATCCGCACGTCGAAGTCATCGGCATCGATATTAGCCAGCAAGTGATCGAGTATGCCCGGGCCCAGGCGCAATCGCGTGGACTGGAGAACGCCCACTTTCAGGTGATGAATGTGATGGAGCCATTAGCGTTCCCCGATAGCTCCTTTGACCTGATCAACGGACGCTTGCTATGTGGCTTCATGCTGCCGGAGGCCTGGCCCCGCTTGCTGAAAGAGTGCTTCCGCCTGCTCAAGCCTGGAGGGATCGTGCGCCTGACCGAAATGGAGTCCCCTTTGACCACCAGTCCGTCCTATGAGCACTTCTTCCATCTTGGCACCCAGGCCCTCAAGCTGGCCGGACAGAGCTTTTCGCCCGATGGGGGGCATGTCGGCATCACGCCGGTGTTGCCGCGGCTGGTGCGGCAGGCGGGCTTTGAGGAGGTGCGACTGCGAGCGAGCGTGATCGAGTGGTCGATGGGGACCGAGGGGCACTATCCCGTTTTCAAGGATGCCTTGCTCTTCCTGGAACTGGTGCAGCCGTTTCTGATCAAGATGGGGATGGGGACAAAGGAAGAGCTAGAGCGTCTCTATCAGCAGGCTGTAGCAGAGATGCAACAAGAGGACTTTTGTGCGCTCTGGAACCTGCTGACGGTCCGGGGACGCAAGCCCGGCACGACAGACGAAGCCGCGTTATAAGCATGAGTTCCGAAGCTGGCGGGGCGTGGTTGGCTCGGGCCAGGCTGGCTGCTTTGCTCTACTGATCAACCTGGCCCAGACTTGCTTAACCAGTTCTTTGGCAGCATGGCCGGGGCAATACCTCCGCAATAGGCAGCGAAGTGGTTTGTACTAGCCTCCTCCCTCTCTGTCCAAGAGCGAGCCGCCTGTGAAACAGGCCCATAGGAGGTCAAGCCTGATGGTATTTGATTGTTCTCCAAATGCCGAGTGGCATGCGAAACATCGACTGCCTCACCATCCAACTTTGGAGCAACGCATACAGTGACACATGGAGCATGCCTGCAGATGCCCCTGTCCTGCTCAGGATGAGGATCTCCTGGAGCTTCTTAATACGAATGCAATTAGACTGAGATACGTTTGTAAGTAAGGCGAAAAGGTAGCATCGTCGGCAAGGCAAATCAGAGGTAAGCTAACCTGGCAGCTGATGATACCGATGAGGCCAGTCTGCCAGGTTGCCCCTGATTGGTTCGCTTACTCTCGCTTATGAACTGAGAGAGAGGGGATATGTACATCCGCTTCCTGCGAATGACAGGCGCGATACCAACCATTGCCCTTTACCACGTCCTTCCCTACGTGGATCAGCTCCCCCCACACAAGCAGCTCCCGCAACTCTGCCAGGTCGCCGACGAAAGTCGCCTGCCCCACCAGACCGCCAATGGGAGTAGCGCGTCGCAAGCGACGTGAATAACTGGGCATATCCTGCCAGCGCATTGTATGCCCCTCACAGCGCACCGCCGCCGCCAGCGCTAGCAGGTGTTCTCGCTGCTCTGCCAGGGCGCGCGCCTCTTCGGCAGCGCCGTAGGCCAGTCCCAGTTGCTCCAGGCGCTCAAGCAGTCGCTGCACGAGGGTAGCGAAATCCGGCTCCTTGCAGAGCGCGCCATGCCGTACCAGGCGCAGGGGGGTCAAGAAAGTCAGCGTCACCCGTTGCTCCGGCAGCGTCAGCGCGCGCTGGCGCACATCCTCCGCCTGCACTGCCAGCGTCGGCGTTCTGACCTGCTGGGCCCCAGCCCGATAGAGTTGCTGCCGCTCCCCGCTAAAAGGATGATAGGCCTCGATCCTCTCGATGCGTAGCTCGCCGCGCCGGGGAGGCGAGCCGTTCTCTGGCAAAGGGCGCCCCAGGCCCTGGCGCTCCAGTTCCTGGCTGCTGAGCATAACATAGGGCAGCAGCTCCACGCGTCGGCCAATGAGCGTCATTCCAAACACGAGTCGCTCGCCTGGCTCGTAGCGCCGCCCGCCCTCTAACGGCGGCTCCAGCACATAGGGGCGAGGAATATCACGCCCCCAGGGCTGCCCGTTCAGGCGCTGCAGCGTTGGCGCTTGCGGGTCATCCGCTGGCGCTAACAGCGCACTGACAGGGCAGACCTGCAACAGAGGACATTCCAGGCAGGTGCGCGCCTGCTTGTTCGTACAAAAGCGATGCCAGATCGCTGAAAAAAGCGCGCCGCGCAGCGCCGTTCCTGGAGAAGCGTCCAGCTCTAAAGGCGTCTCAACGCGCATGGTCCACAGCAAGTGATAGGTTGTTAGCATAAGCCTCCCTTCCATGTGAGTAAGGTCATGTCCATAAGTGGAGCCTCTTCCCTTCCCTGGCCAGGACGGGGGACGGCGCGGCACGCAAGCTGCGTGGCTGGTCATCTCCCCTCGTATCACGGAGGTGGCAAGCGCCGGTACCAGCTATAGGAGTGGGAAGAACGCCAGCGCTGATAAGGGAGCACTACATGACGGAGCACGCGGTCCCGGTTCAGCACAATACGCTCGTTCGTATAGATGTTGGCCTGAGCGAAGGTCAGCTTCGGCCCGCAGTCATCGAGCACCTGCAGCGTCCCCTGCATAGGAAACGCCTCCTGCCGTGAGGCGGTCAGCAGCAGAAAGCTGCCAGCGGGCAGCTCCGCACTTTGCGCAGGAGGCTGCAGGATCTGGATGAAGCCGCCGCGCTTGCCCAGGTAGTTGAGACCGACCAGCAGCTCCGGCAGCACTGCCGCCAGAGGACTCCCTTCAGCTACCTCGCAGGCCAGACGCAGGCTTCCATAGTAGCTAATGTACTCACGATAAGCGATTGTCGGCTGAAAAGGATACTCTTTTTCTAGACGTGCGCGAGCGGCCTTTTCGGGATTGCTCTTGTCCTTCAGCTCGCGGCGGATCTTGCTGAAGCCCTTGATGACGACCGCCTGTTCCGGTGGTTCCAGGGCGATAGGCAGGTCGCGCAGAGCGGGGAAGAGGCGTTCCCCCTCTGCCAGACCGCGAGTGCGGATCAGGGTGCTAAGCAAGGCCATCTTGATAGCGAAAGGGGTCGGCACCAGCAGCGTCTGACCACCCGAGGATGTAGCGCTGGCCGGTCGCAGCGAGAAGAAAGAGACCGGCAAGTAGTGCGCGACGATCCACATTGGTCGTCTGCCTCCTTTCTGTGTGATCTGCCAACCGACCAATCGACCCCTAGGCCGACGCCGCCTCGGGGGTAATGCTATCGATCAGCGAGCGCATCTGCTGCGAGAACTCGGCCAGCGTATCGAAGGTCTGCAGGCGCACGTGCTGGGGACCAGTGCCGTTCAGGGCACGAACAATGGCCTCTGCCTGCTCGCGGTAGGCCTGCGGCTCATCGCTGCCACCCAGCAGCGGACTGACCAGCGGCGCCGGCGTCGCGGTGTCGCTGGTGCTGATGAAGCCTTCCAGGGCCAGCAGGTGAGGGAGCTGGGTCGAGCGCATGGCGCCGTTGAACTCCAGGAAGCTGTAGAGCAGGCTTTCAAGCAGGACGCGGGTGCGGCGCTGGCGCTCTTCGGCACTGATGGCGTATCTCTGCGCGATATCGTTGTAGCCTACCCGGCTCAGCTCGACGTGGCAGACCACGGCGTAGACGCCGCTGGAAGCCGGGCGATGGAAAATGCTTTGTCCAAGGTTGGCCCCTTTGTGTTCGTTGCTCTCCTCCTTGCGCGCCGCGCCCGGACCGCGCTCCAGGGCGTACTTGACGTGGAAGTAGCTATCGGTCCGTACGCGCTCAGGCAGGGCCACAACCCAGCCGAATTCACAGACCGACTTGCGCGGGACCGAACGCCCGCCTTCAGTCACCAGAATCCCACCAACGTCGTCCATGGCGCAGCGCTGCAGCAGGCCATCGATGAGGGCTGCGCCGGTATCGCCAGCTCCCTTAATAAAGTCGCTGTCGGCATTGATGCGGTTGGCATCGAACTGCTGACAGCCAGCGCAGAGGCTCAGGCCCTCCTCACGTGCGCGGCGATAGAAGTGCTCCATAAGGACATGCTTGAGCATGTCGCCAGAGATGGCATTGACGGTGTGCAGCAGACCGTCGTCGCCGACGATATCGACCATGCGCGTCTGAATCTGGTTCCCCTCGCCGCCTTCGTTGTTGAGGCTGTGCATGTTCAGGGTCATGCGCGCAGCGATGGACAGAGAGACCGCTGTGTTTGCCATAGTGCGATTACCTGCCTTTCTTTATGATGATCGTTATGGGTGCGATTATTCTTGTTGGAAGTGAACGATGAATCAGACCTGTGCGCTTTGAGCGGCAGCCGCCTCTGTATCCTCCTCGCTCTGGCTGCTTTCCGCGGCCTTGCCCCAGCGGGCGTAGCCATAAGAGAGCAGCATCGAGGCCACCAGCTCGCAGGGATACTGGTCGAAGAGGGTCGTAAACTCGTCGATGTCGCTGGTCGTGACGGGGTAGCGCAGATGATGCTGGCTGTAGTCCTCTGAACGCAAGGCGCGTCCCAGCTTCTGCGCCACCTTCTCCTCTTCGCGCGCGGTCTCGGCGTTGTAATGCAGCAGAAACTCGCTGAGGGCTTGCATGAATTCGTCGCGACGATGGATCTTGCGCAGCAGCTCCTGCCCCAGTCCGTAGCGCACCTCGTAGGGATAGTTGTTATCCTGGAAGCGGCGGCGCTGGGCGTTGACCGTTGCCTCGCGGATGGCCGAGGCGATGCGCTGGAAGCCTTTGTTCTGAAGGATGGGGGTCAGTTTCAGGTCCTGGGTTCCTTTTTTCGTTTCCATTGCAGCACTCTCCAGTAATACAAGTTTGTCCAAGCCCTGGCTGGCAAACTGCTTGAGCCAGCGCTTCTCGTTTTTCTCGCGTTCCCGCTGACGGAAGAGGTAAGGGCCATAGCTGGCGGCGAAGCGCCAGAAGCGGCGCAGATCGTGACTGGAGAGAAAGTCGCGGTAGATGCGCAGCAGCTCTAGCTCTTCGCTGCCTTCTTTCCCCTGTGGTCCCTCGATGCGGTTGATGATGGCGATGTGCTCCTCCAGCAGCTCATCGATCTGCGTGGCCTCGGCGACGGAGCGCGGTCGCGGCGGCAGCCACGAAGGCAGATTGATAGTCGAGACGTTCATCACCGCGTGGGCGCTGCCCATGTCCTTGTAGAAAGCCACGTCAAGCCCGTGGGTGATACTGACCAGGGGAGGAAGCTCGTCCGGGTCAAGGTTCTGGCTGCTCGCCAGCTCGTTGCGCCGGTGGTTCACAAGAACCTGTGCCAGGCGCAGGGCGGCCAGGATATCCTGTTTGATGGCCGTGCTGGACCAGCAGATCTCGCGAAACTTCTGCATAATGGTCCTGAGCGTCTCCAGCTCGACCTTTTCGGGCAGCACCACGAAGGTCTTGCGGTCCTTGCTGCCGCTGAGCATATAGGGTGCGGCGCCCAGCATGAAGCCGCGGAACTTGACCAGCTCCAGCAGCCAGAAGCTTTCCAGGCCGCCGACCGCCAGACGGTTGCTTTTGGGAGCATTAGCCCCCTTACCGCTGGTGGGGTTGAGCAGTTGCACGGCAGTGGCCTGTGTCTTGCCACTGAGGCCCTGCTCCTTGGCCCACTTCTCCCAGGTGCGTTGCGCCTGCTCGACCTCGTTGAGCGGCTCGGAGAAAAGGCGGAAGAGCAGACGCATGGCAAACCATTGCTGCTCGGCGCTCAGGCTCTCCCAACGCAGCACCAGCTCATTGAAGGTGTCGGCGACCTTCATAACGTTGATGGCCTTGTAGTGCTCCAGCTCAGGGCTGGGGCCGTTGCTCAGGAGCTGCTGCAGCTCTGGAGAAGGGTTGAGGCGCGCTTTTGGCGACCGCTTCTCGGGCGGCAGTTTGGCGAGCTGTGCCTGTAGCTGACGCTGTTTCTCTTGCTCGGCCTCGTAGTCGAAGATTTCGACCTCGCTGAATGTGCGCCCCTTTTTCGCCTGCCGCTCCTGCTGTTTGGCGGTGCTTAGGGGGCGCAGCAGGGGGAGGCGGTTACCGCTCGCCAGGTCGCTTTCTTCCACGGGAGGGAGCTGGATCAGAAAGCTCTGGCCGGCGTCGTAGATCTCCGCAGACTGCTCCGGACGGCCCAGGCGCGCCAGGCCGAGCCGCATGAGATCGGCTACGCCCAGGGCGAGCAGGGTATCGGCGAATGTCCCGCTCGCTTTGTTGACATAGAGCGTTGTCATACTCTGTCCTCTGTGAGGAGATTTTGCTCTATTTATAAAACGAACAAATCATAAATGATAACTTGCCAGGCATTTGGTACATTATCTGGCGCATGACCTGGACCTCTCCTCTCGTCTCCTCTTTCTGGAGCGAGTATCGCGAACCTGTCAGGAAACTGGCAAGCTTGCCTTGCTAACGATAAGCGTCGGCGCGCTGGTCGGCCAGACGCAAAGCCCGTGTCATGACAAAGGCCAGCCAGGTTTCGTACTGGGGTGTCTGCAGGTCCAGTGCGGGCTGACTGAACTTCCCCGACCTGACATTCTCGGGGAAGAGATCTCCTTGCTGGCACTCTGGCAGGATCAACTGCAGGTTCGTGGGCCGGGGCGAGGTCTCGCGCTGTACCAGGGCTAAGGCTCGCCGCACCGCCTCTAAGGCTCCTGGCGCCAGCCTGCTCGCACCATATTCGTGAGCCCCTGTGGTATGATGACGGGCAATGGCGTAGCAGGTAGCCCGCACCACGGGCGCCGTGGGACTTGCCGGCGTTGTTGCGCCCAGGCAGTCCACGATGAAGCGGCGCGCCAGGGCCACGCTCTCACAGGCGTGGTTAGGACGGCGTTCTGCTAGCTCTTGCTCCCACTGTCGCTCTTCGCGGGCCCGCACGTCATAGGTCGTCTTGGCAAAGAGATAATCGGCTGCCGGTTCCTGATAGTGCAGGCCCTTCTTCTCGTGATAGAGGCGCTCCCAGGCGCGGGCCCAACGCTGCCAGCCCTCAGCGAGCTTACCCAGATCGTGCAGGGCCAGCGCTAACTGAATGGCCTGATCAATTGTGCCCGCTGCCAATCCCATCCGTTCCTCCAGGCGACGCAGCGCATAGGTCAGCTCATGGTAGAGGCCGTAGTGATAGGCGTCGGCCAGTCCCCCAATGTGCTCCTCGTAGCGCTGGCGTGAGACCGTCTGGCTGACTGCACCCAAGCGCCGCCGTTCCAGCGGACGGCTCTGGTAGCGCGTACCCTCAAGACGCTGCTGCCAGCGCGCGGTCAGCGGCAGACGTCCGTCGCGGAAGACCAGGCCCAGATCGCGATCGTAGGTCACCAGGGCCTGCGGCAAAGCCAGCACCAGGGCACTACTGATCTGGGCCGGGTTGGTCACCGGCTCCCACGTATACAGTGGCTCGCGCCGGCTATCGTCCTCGCCCTGGGCCGCTCTCCCGCTCCCGGTATCCATGAGCACCGCTTGTTTGCACACCCAATCGAGGCCCAGCGCCGCGGCCCGCTCCTGTAGGGCCTGCCAGTGCCGTCCCTGCAGCAGACTGGGACGCAGTGTGAAAAGCTGCCATTGCCAGGGCGCTGTGACGATCTCCTCTTCGGGCGCATCGTGCACCAGCAGCGCCACTTGCAGATCATCGCGAATCAGCGTAGAGCGCACACTTGGATCGGGCTTCCTCAAGCTGGTCACCATCTTCTCAAGCAGATGGGGCCGTTGCTCCTCATAGCGTGCCAGCAACTGGAGATCGCTCTCACAATGGACCGTATCAAGCAGGCGACGCTCCTCCTGAAACCGCACTACCTGGCCATCGTACTCGGCCAGGGCCTCCCACGTGCGTTGACAGGGTTCCGGCTCGTAGGGCAGTGTCTGCGCCTGGCCCTGATCATCGACGGGAAGCGAGTAGACAAAGACCTGCCCCTGCTGGTGAGGGAAGCGCGCGCAGCGTCCAGCGCGCTGGATCAGGCTATTGGCCGGCGACAGCTCGCTGTGCAGTGTCTCAACCGAGATATCAAGGCCCACCTCGACCACCTGCGTCGCCACCACAATCACATTCTCGCCCTGATAGCGCCCGCTCTTCTGATCCCAGGCGGCGGGACCAAGCCAGCCCTGCAGTTTCTCGCTTTGACGACGCCGATCCTCGTCACTAAAGCGGCTATGCAGCAGTTGCAGACGGATCTCAAGGCCGCGCGCTTGAATCAGCTCATCGAGCTGCAGATACAGCTCCTGGGCGCGCTCAACACGGTTACAGACCACCAGAGAGCAGCGCTGGTGACGCTCAAGTACCTGCTCAGCGCTCAACGGCTCCGCCACGCGCCGAAAGACGCGCTGACGTCCCCTGGCCAGGGCGGCCAGCTCCTCATCGCTCGCCTCAATCACCTCAGCGTCGATCATCTGCGCCAGTTGCTCCACCAGCGGTCTGGAGAGCGTCGCGCTCATGAAGATAAAGCGCGTCAGATCCTTGAGCTGGCGCAGCAACTCGATCGTCGTGGTCAAGGCGCCAAAGCAGCTCTGGCCTTGCCGATTCAGCGGATACAGATGCGGCTCATCCAGAATCAGGTAGGCGCTGGCGAGCAGGCCAACATTGATATTGGCGCGTGCCCCATCGACGCTATAGGGCACACCGAGAGCGCTGGCCAGCAACTGATCGATGGTGCAGGCCGTGATCAAAGACTCGAACTGGGGATCATCTGGCGACTCGCCTGTTTGCAGGCTGAGCAGTGGGCGCCCGAACTGAGCGTAGCGCTGGCGCAGCGGCTCGATCAAAGGCGGATTCAGCTCCTCCAGCAATTGGTGACAGGTCCTGGTGAACTGAGTTGCCAGCACCCGCATTGGCGTGACGTACACGGCCTTCCCGGGCAGCGTCCCATCGTTGAAGGCGCAGCTTTGCAGGAAGGGCAGCAGTGCAGCCAGCGTCTTCCCGCCGCCCGTCGGAATGACCAGAATCACATTGCGGCCCTGGGCCAGCACCTGTAGCACGCGCTCCTGATAGGGATAGAGAGTCTTCATAAGGGAAACCGTCACCCCTTTCTTTCCTTTCCTTTCCTTCACCTAAGCCTCTTCTGTTTGGACGCGATGGCGAAACAGATCCGGGTTGAGCCTGCCTGGCTCATGAGTGGAGAGAGGACCAGGCTGCAAACCATAGTTCTGACTGGCCCGTTGGACGTGGCTGATGACCCGCCGGCGCAGCTCTTCCGGCTCCAACACCACACAGTCGGCTCCCCAACCGCGAACCCAGGGTTCAATCTCGACCAGATCACCGATCAGGGCCGTCCACTCGCAGCCGTCGCGCGTCAGGCGAATCTCCTGCGACGGATGCCAGCGCGTCTCACGCACCCGCTTCACAACCTGGCTGCTGAAGTGCAGACGCACCCTGACCGGTTCCTCATCGCCATACATCACGCCCCAGGCCCGTTGTAGCAATTCCTCGGCCTTAAAGGAGGGATCAGGGACAAATGACTCATTAATCAGCTCCGCATGCTGGATGCGCTCCAGCTTCAAAGTACGCAAGGCCAGCACAGCGTGACTGTAGCCGAGCACATAGATGGTCCGCCCAATAGCCGATGGTTCCAGCAGATAGGGATCGAAAAGCGTCTCAAAACGGCTCTTGCGCGGCGGCTCGTAGATCAGGCGAACGCGCCGGTGCTGGACCCAGCCACAGGCCAGCGCTAGAAAAATGGCCGAAAAATCCTCCCTTTCGCTATCTTCCGTGAGCAGCAGCGCTGCAATCGTCTCCTGCTGCTCGCGCACGGGAGTGGGTAGCGCCTCCACCAACTTATGCAGGGCCATCGTCAGATGCCAGTTACGCTCATCGCGCGTCTGGGCCAGGAGGCGGCCAGCCAGATAGAGGCCCACCGCCTCGGGATAGCTCAGGGAGAGCTGCAACCTGGGGATGACCGCCCCTTCTGGCAAAAACCAGTAGAGGCCCTCTTTCGTAAGAGGCAGCAGGCCAGTCACCTGCAGCTCATTCAGGTACTTGTTTGCCGTATCCTCATTGATGCCCAGCCGCTCAGCGATCTCGCGGGTGCGCCAACGCCGCTGCACCTGACTCTCGAACAGGTGAATGATCGTCTGCAGGCGATGGACCCGCTTCATAGTCTCGATATTCAAGGCGGCATCTCCTTTCCCTTGGTGCTCTTGCTTGTTTTGGCCTAGCCTGGAAGAGGAGCTGGGCCAGGGGCCTGCCGCTGCGCTGGGATAGCAGTCGGCCTGCTGCTCTGGGGAGAGTATAGCCAGGCGATTCCGCTAAATCGTCGGAATCCCGGTCTCTTCTCTCGGACGGGCCCCCTTGCCTTAGCTTTCTACTCTCCTGTTCCCCTCCCCCTTCACTCACACCACGTCGTTGCAGAAGCGTCGGAACTCGCACAGCGGGCAGCGCCGCTGCTGAGCCGTAGGCCCTGGCAGGCTCTCTGTCTGCAGGCTCTGACGGATCGCCGCCACTGTTGTCTCAACACGGCGACGCAGCGCGCGTGTCAGCGGCACCGGTTCGGCCTGGCGCAGAGGGAGGCTATATAAGAACGCTCCCCTGATAGGGAGACCTAGCTCTTCCTCGACCATCAAGGCATAGGCGGCTAGCTGGAGCATAAAGTGGGCCTGGCTCTGGCGCTCCGAATCCTTATACTCGACAATGGTCGCCTCGCGCAGCGGGGCAGCCAGCGATGGTGACACAATCAACAGATCAACACGCCCCTTGAGACCCAGCCGTCTGGAGATCAGCGGCTGATGAAAGAGCCGCTCACCTTCAGCGAGGCCGTAGCGGCGCAGGCTACGGCGAACCTCGTGGAGCGGGGCCTCTGCGCGATGACTCTCCTTGCCGGCCTGCATAGCCAGGGTCAAGGGGCGAATGGTTGGCCAGGTATAGCGATAGTAAATCAGGCGAGGACAGC
This is a stretch of genomic DNA from Thermogemmatispora onikobensis. It encodes these proteins:
- the cas4 gene encoding CRISPR-associated protein Cas4; protein product: MEERSLHLLEEEIETWWLDVTDLKQYACCPRLIYYRYTWPTIRPLTLAMQAGKESHRAEAPLHEVRRSLRRYGLAEGERLFHQPLISRRLGLKGRVDLLIVSPSLAAPLREATIVEYKDSERQSQAHFMLQLAAYALMVEEELGLPIRGAFLYSLPLRQAEPVPLTRALRRRVETTVAAIRQSLQTESLPGPTAQQRRCPLCEFRRFCNDVV
- a CDS encoding helix-turn-helix transcriptional regulator — protein: MNIETMKRVHRLQTIIHLFESQVQRRWRTREIAERLGINEDTANKYLNELQVTGLLPLTKEGLYWFLPEGAVIPRLQLSLSYPEAVGLYLAGRLLAQTRDERNWHLTMALHKLVEALPTPVREQQETIAALLLTEDSEREDFSAIFLALACGWVQHRRVRLIYEPPRKSRFETLFDPYLLEPSAIGRTIYVLGYSHAVLALRTLKLERIQHAELINESFVPDPSFKAEELLQRAWGVMYGDEEPVRVRLHFSSQVVKRVRETRWHPSQEIRLTRDGCEWTALIGDLVEIEPWVRGWGADCVVLEPEELRRRVISHVQRASQNYGLQPGPLSTHEPGRLNPDLFRHRVQTEEA